One part of the Anopheles coustani chromosome 2, idAnoCousDA_361_x.2, whole genome shotgun sequence genome encodes these proteins:
- the LOC131267499 gene encoding uncharacterized protein LOC131267499, producing MDMDPEKEEYELQHFNFSSEEIVAQNTQMVQTLLRSSFSEFTEQFIQKQKIPPAAADQLRANCTKTSIDMYNDCLPAINALSALYRETFTIPDNVLLPTDLLQTRGQTEQLVNELAKEVRNAKEAVMQGAVFLASLDAEVELHQALEQCHEAEDAVVELLKDFQEEDVDSDEVSDLVKRLEIAGIIKNDWERESVEFDNFLLQK from the exons ATGGATATGGATCCGGAAAAGGAAGAATATGAATTGCAGCATTTCAACTTTTCATCGGAGGAGATTGTGGCACAGA ATACACAAATGGTTCAAACACTGCTCCGGTCATCGTTCTCCGAGTTTACCGAACAGTTTatacagaaacaaaaaatcccaCCAGCCGCCGCCGATCAGCTTCGAGCGAATTGTACCAAAACAAGCATCGACATGTACAACGATTGTCTTCCGGCAATCAACGCGCTGAGTGCGCTGTATCGTGAAACGTTTACCATTCCCGATAACGTGCTGCTACCGACGGACCTACTGCAAACCCGTGGCCAAACGGAGCAACTCGTCAACGAGCTAGCGAAGGAGGTACGCAATGCGAAGGAGGCCGTAATGCAGGGTGCTGTGTTTCTTGCCTCGTTAGACGCGGAGGTTGAATTGCACCAGGCGCTCGAGCAGTGTCACGAAGCGGAAGATGCCGTTGTGGAACTGCTGAAGGATTTCCAGGAGGAGGATGTCGATTCTGATGAGGTGTCGGATTTGGTGAAGCGATTGGAAATCGCCGGCATTATCAAGAACGATTGGGAGCGAGAAAGTGTCgagtttgataattttttattacaaaaataa
- the LOC131267498 gene encoding congested-like trachea protein: MSENKSPIKYFLSGGFGGVCTVLAGHPLDTIKVRLQTMPLPAAGQAPLYAGTLDCAKKTIAREGFRGLYKGMSAPITGVAPIFAVSFFGFGVGKRLQQKTPDEELNYTQLFAAGAFSGIFTTTVMAPGERIKCLLQIQQGGNSPQKYSGMVDCAKQLYAEGGMRSIYKGAFATLLRDVPASGMYFLTYEYIQRALAPKEGEKKDTSIGLLGTIFAGGMAGIANWAIGMPADVLKSRLQTAPEGTYPNGIRDVFRELMRREGPLALYKGVTPVMLRAFPANAACFIGVEIFMKFLNIVAPGL; the protein is encoded by the coding sequence ATGTCGGAAAATAAGAGCCCGATCAAGTACTTCCTTTCTGGCGGGTTTGGTGGTGTGTGCACAGTGCTGGCCGGTCATCCCCTTGACACGATCAAGGTGCGATTGCAAACCATGCCACTGCCAGCCGCTGGCCAAGCGCCCTTGTACGCCGGAACACTGGACTGCGCCAAAAAGACGATCGCCCGCGAGGGCTTCCGGGGACTGTACAAGGGCATGTCGGCCCCCATAACCGGTGTGGCGCCGATCTTTGCCGTCAGCTTCTTCGGGTTCGGTGTGGGCAAGCGGTTACAGCAGAAAACGCCCGATGAGGAGCTGAACTACACGCAGCTGTTTGCCGCCGGAGCGTTTTCGGGCATCTTTACGACCACCGTGATGGCACCGGGTGAACGGATCAAGTGTTTGCTGCAGATCCAGCAGGGTGGTAACTCACCGCAAAAGTACAGCGGAATGGTCGATTGTGCCAAGCAGCTGTACGCGGAGGGTGGCATGCGTAGCATCTACAAGGGTGCCTTTGCCACGTTGCTCCGTGACGTTCCGGCGTCCGGAATGTACTTCCTCACGTACGAGTACATCCAGCGGGCGCTGGCACCGAAGGAGGGCGAGAAGAAGGACACTTCCATTGGCCTGCTGGGGACAATCTTTGCCGGTGGTATGGCCGGCATAGCGAACTGGGCCATCGGTATGCCTGCGGATGTGCTGAAATCGCGACTGCAGACTGCACCGGAGGGAACGTACCCGAACGGCATCCGGGACGTGTTTCGGGAGCTGATGCGCCGGGAAGGACCGTTGGCCCTGTACAAGGGCGTCACGCCGGTTATGCTGCGAGCGTTCCCGGCCAATGCGGCCTGCTTCATCGGTGTGGAGATTTTCATGAAATTCCTCAACATCGTTGCACCGGGACTGTAG